A window of Podarcis muralis chromosome 10, rPodMur119.hap1.1, whole genome shotgun sequence genomic DNA:
GAATGCTCTTTGTCCATAGCTGTAAGCCTGACGTCACTTACCTAGGaagaagccccattgagttcaatagcacTTACTTCTGAGGCTTTCAGCCCAAGTTAGCATCCTATAAACCTGGCTTTCTCCACCTTGAAATTTCCAGTGAAAGCCCCAAGTGGCAGAAGTACAGTATCAAAGAGTCAGCTATGAATGGATTTTTACATGGGATTCAAGGAATATTTATTCTTCTTCTGTGGTCACTAGAAGAGGCAAAGAACTATGCTGCAATCCTGGCCTCCTAACTATTGGAAATCCTTCTCAGTTCTCCCTGCCCAATCCACCATTTTTATAATCTGTAAGGGCTAGAAgcttgtgttgttttaaatgaatgcTGAGATTACCATGGTATTTCttttaatacaaaaataaaattctatGCTTGTGCAGTTCAGTCACAGCCTATGTAAATCCCTGGTACTACTTCCACATTTCTAGTTTAATGCTAAAATTCTAGTCTTGAAAGTTTAGAATAATGCCATGTCAGTTATTTCTGAGCACATTGGTTAAAATTATTCATTACTGAATATTTCACGAACTCTAATTCTGATATTTTTAACTCTAGTACTATCATTATTTTTTTCAGGAATGTAGGTTTGGTTTTGTGTACATCctgtcttcatttcatttcattttcctttcttttattcAGATGCAATCAATGGGGATTTTCAGCAATTCGCTCAGCGGCGTGGGATCATCCGAAGCAGCTGGTTTATCCATTAATAATGAAGGCAATTTAATGAGTGACTATGAGTTTATCCATTGCTTCAGGAGAGACTCCAACAAAGTACAAAACTACTTAAAAGTTCTCAAATGTAGGATTGTGCCAGCAAATAGTtgctgaatttttaaaatctgcaatgGCAAGGCAGTTTCCAGGACTAGCATTGTGTATTGTCTGTGGACGGTGAGCAAAATAATTTATAAAGGTCTTTATCATGCCTGCGGTCTCATTGAATTATTAACTGAAAAGCTGGATTCAGATAGCTCTGCCCCCGATTTCTTTTCCATTGTAATCGGCTGAAAAATTAAAGAGGACAAATTATGACTATGTGGCTTGACACAGCAGACAAAATGCACTTTGGTGATCGCTCACAAATCAAATGCTGTgtgaaattgcattttaaatagtTCGTTTTTTTAATGTGAGCATGTAACTAGTAAAATGATCACTAGCCAGAGAAGCACACCTGGTTCTTCGATAATGATTATTATAAGTTTGCAGGGGACAAGGGTCCCCAAACTCCTGGGTGCTAGATCTTCCCCATATAGTAAATgttagaattaatcaaggtttgagTAAGCTGTGCCAAACACTGCTGGAGCCAGGCCAGCCTTGAAAGACCAGCaataacataacaaaatatgaGCCCATCAAGACATTCAGTACCAGACACCAAGGGCAGAGACAAAAGGGTTTGAAAAAGGTTTAGGATTTCCGTTTGGCCTGATGTAAGCTAGCAGGAAGGTCAGTTTGCAAGCTGGATCAGAACTCCTTATGGGCTGACTGTGACAGGCtgtaacacagagagagagcacatGGCTGATACCTGTGTTTTGCAGCCAAATGCTgttgcagctatgggagaagcaggacAATCTCTTGGAAGTGTGATGCTGGGAATTCCATCCAGCTagactcaggttgcatatatgtgtaaataaactatagaTCATAAAGTCACCACATTTCTCCATTGGTACCTCATTgcccaaaatggggggggggggataaacccTGGCAAGCACACCTAGTACCCCCGGAATCTCACACCAcacggagattggggtggtgtgtaatagaattctttctctctctcttgtatttcTTTCCCATAGCATCGGATGAACTAGCTCCTTACTTTGATTTCAAGGTTTTAAATTGGTTTGGCTTCAGTACATTCCTGGCCTAGAGTGGAACACACACAGAGATGTGGTGGAGCGAAGGCTGctcattcacttcaatggaagAGGCAGCTTGGCTGGATGTGGTCTACAACACAGTCTTTTTCTCTCCTTCGTTTTTCTTTACTTCTGCCTCATTTTTTGCTTGGGCACAAATCCACTACAGATATGCCACTGATCCAATGTTCATTTACTTGCAAGTAAGCTCTGTGTCACTCAATGGAATATGCTGCCGGGTGAGCTAACTTGGGGGTGGAGCCTAAAATTGGCTTAAAAGTGACATTCCTTAATCCCAAGGAGCTGGTTTTATAAAAGGTTAggtaaacctccaaaatgtattttgtatagttaagtttttacctctatcttcagtacattttattttattgctatggctagtggctgatgcaaataaagattcttctgatctaAAGGGTTAGGAATCTCTTTATAGAGGATTCTCTGTGTATCcaccaaaccacagtttccagggttctttggggaagaCAGGACAGGAAATTGGTACAAAACTGATATAAAAGTGTAGCATAAATAGGCTCTCGggttctttggggttttttgtttgtttgtttgttttttgtctcaCATACCATTGCTTGACTCTCTGGTATCTTCTTAGCCATGACTGAGTTTACTGCCAGGACTCAGATTCTACTACCATTTCTCACCTTAGCCCCACAACATCTACCACATTATCTATGACAAGTAAAGATGATGAGCTGATAGCATCATGCACCATAGGGTTTATCGCTTCCCTAATGACCTTTAGAGGAGGTATGGGGTATGGACCACTTCGTCACATAGTGGCTTCTACTTCTAAGATGGTCATATTGCACTGATAAAATTGACCGCCTCATATGCAGTGCAGTAAGGCATTCTTAAAGTAGGCAGTCACAACATGGCTGACTTTTTCAACATGCAGAGAATGCCAGGGCGACAGTTTGAATatccgtgacggggtaagctcctgttgctctgtcctagctcctgccaacctagcagttcgaaagcatgccagtgcaagtagataaataggcactgctgcatcaggaaggtaaacagtgtttctgtgtgctctggtttccatcacagtgtcctttTGCACCAGATActgtttagtcattctggctacatgacccagaaagctgtctgtggacaaatgccgccTCCcatggcctgaaaagtgagatgagcgctgcaaccccatagtcgcctttgactggacttaaccatccaagggtcccttacctttactttttacctgcTTTTATAAATGATTTGATCCTCTGtcacagaaatggggaacctgtggctgtccTGATGATGTTGGGACTACAGATCccctcatccttgaccattggccaagctgacaggcactgatgggagtttgagtccaacaacacatgGAAGGAAGGCCTCAGATCCCAGCATCCCAGCTTCAGAGAAGACATTAGTGTTGTGAAATGTTGAATTAATTGGTCTCTGGAGAGAATGACCACAAACACTCCATTTGCATGTTGTGTGTACCATCATGTATTCTGAACTTCACACTCAACCTTTAAAGTTCACTTACCATCAGTTCCTTCCTACTTCACTTACATATGAGGGAAGAAGACTGACTAGGGAATCTTTTTATAGCATTAGTTTTTGCCAATTTGTTACATTTTTGTTTTAGCAAATGGCGAAGTATAGAAACTAATTCAGTGTCCATGTAAAATACAGTTAGTCTTGTGGGAGGAATCATCCTCAATCAATGGTCAGTTATCATTTTGCTTCatcagttccccccaccccatatgaTACAATGTCCTTCTCTGTGCTGTCTTGTTCTCGATACAAGTGTAATGTATCAGGAGAGGAGTTTGCTCTCGTAGGTATCTGCAAGCCGCTTCTGCCGTTCTGTCTCTCAGAATGTTCCGGGAGGCTCCGCCATCTTGTACCTGACTGCTGTTGAGCTATTTCCCAAACAGGACATGGCGAGGAGGTAAAATTCAAAGATTTGGAAAGGTAGGTCTCTTGAAGACCTTCCTCTGGCAGGCACCTGTTTGacagcacttctttttctttggAGTTTCGCCATTTCATCCTTCGATTTTGAAACCAGATTTTGACCTGTTGGTGGGGTAATTCGACACTATTATTGTTGGTTTCTTAAGATAATTCCATCTACCATACGCAccttaataatataataataactctgggcggcttccaacaaaatattaaaataccgtaatacatcaaacattaaaagcttccctaaagagggctgccttcagatgtcttctaaaagtctggtagttgttgttctctttgacatctgatgggaggcgttccacagggcgggtgccactaccaagaaggccctctgcctggttccctgtaacttggcttctcgtagtgagggaaccgccagaaggtccttggcgctggacctcagtgtccgggtagaacgatgggggtagagacgctccttcaggtatactggaccgaggccttaagtttttcattcccctctctgagcCTAACCAAAAGCCACCCTTACGTACCAAGAACTCTACTTTAGGAGGTTAACAAAACCCTGTTATCCTTCTGCTCAAACAAGGAACAGAGCAGAGGCACTGGCGGAGAAACGGGAGTGTGGAGGGAGTGGACCGCCCCCCGGCACCACtattctggtagggtgccatTGTGGTGCCCCCCCGACACACGCTGCGCACCTCCCCGTGTGCGCACCAGGCGCCACGCACCCCGGGGCATGCTACACCCTTGCAGACGGATGCCACGCCCCCGGGGACACCAGccacacccccgcctgctctccacccctggTAGCAGAGCAATGCAGTTTCGCCACTGAGCAGAGGTTCAGAACACAGCTGACGAGGTACCAAACCTCTCTGTTACCTGTGACTCTTTGAGACCCAGATTGAGGGCCAGTTTCTTCCTGTCTGTTTTGCTGATGTATTTCTGCTTCTGGAACATTTTCTCCAAAGCTTTTCTTTGATCTTCAGAAAAAACAGCTCTTCTTAAAATGCCTCTCCGGGATCTGGAATCCTGGGTTAGAAGAGGCAGAACACTTTCCTGTCCTGCAGCAAGAAAAACGGAGCAGCGCACATTAGTGTCATTGATCCAGTTagccagattttttttggggggggggggaatcctgtgtATAACTTGGCAGGCTGATTTCAAAGAGTTTCCATACTGCTATGTTTCAGAGATGCTGTTGCAGCACAATAAACTGCTGCAGATAAAGCCCATGCAACATATCTGTCCTTAAATATTACATCTCATTCTTCAGCAATTGAACCCAGATGTTCTATGTGgaaaggagatgctctgccattCAGTTACATCCCTTTCCTAAGTGTGTGTGATCAGAATGCTGGCCAAGTAAAGTTATTTGAATTAGGCCACAGTCTTCTAGAAAACTCTGGATAACTCACAAGATTCCTATAATCTCTGACTGGTTCAGATTAGCTCAGACAAACAGAACATCTAACCTGTTTTAACAGGAGGTATAGAGCTAACcaccacaataaaataaaataaaaccacaagtTTAAATCAGATCTTACATTCTGAGCAATGTCCTCATTGTGATAAAGAACTTTCTGGATTCCCACCCCTCACCCCCGATCTACTGTAGGCAGAAGAATAAGCTCACCTATAGATCACAACGGTTTTGTCAGGACAAATCAGCTGCAACAAGCCTGCAGGCCTGTGCAGCTGAACTCCACCCTCGAAGGATGTAATACCATGTTGACACAAACGCTAATATGGTACCAAatactttttggggggaaagcttcTCCTTTGCATTCTAGTATATGGTGATAAATGTCTCCTTAATCTGTGGAACAATCTTCATTTGCCTTTGTGGCAGAGACCACCTTGAAGGAGCGAGTAAAGGCTTTCGTCATGGTTTCCATTTTTTCCATTGCAATTCAATACGCTCTAGTTAAATGGACAATTAATAGGTCACTTCCA
This region includes:
- the DBX2 gene encoding homeobox protein DBX2; the protein is MLPGALAWPCGSSAGLFSLPAPPGFGNFGKSFLIENLLRAGGGAAPHQGPADLPAAPVPLKLCPAAAAQISSPWPFPAPGASTADREGSFAPAATALLKPFFLRAPPVYSTCCGGSCQHPASPTAFPRQESVLPLLTQDSRSRRGILRRAVFSEDQRKALEKMFQKQKYISKTDRKKLALNLGLKESQVKIWFQNRRMKWRNSKEKEVLSNRCLPEEGLQETYLSKSLNFTSSPCPVWEIAQQQSGTRWRSLPEHSERQNGRSGLQIPTRANSSPDTLHLYREQDSTEKDIVSYGVGGTDEAK